The Cellulosimicrobium sp. ES-005 genome segment ACCGCCGAGGTCGCCGCGACCCCGCGCCCCGTGCTCGTCGTCGACTTCGGCGCCCAGTACGCGCAGCTCATCGCGCGCCGCGTGCGCGAGGCCAAGGTCTACTCCGAGATCGTGCCGCACACCTTCACGGTCGAGCAGATGCTCGCGAAGGACCCGGTGGCGATCATCCTCTCCGGCGGGCCGTCGTCGGTGTACGCGACCGGCGCCCCGTTCGTCGACCCGGCGCTGTTCGAGGCCGGCGTGCCCGTGATGGGCATCTGCTACGGCTTCCAGGCCATGGCCAAGGCGCTCGGCGGCGAGGTCGCCCAGACGGGCCTGCGCGAGTACGGCGGCACCGAGGTCGAGGTGTGCGCCGCGGGCGTGCTGCTCGACGGCACGCCGGAGCACCAGACCACGTGGATGAGCCACGGCGACGCGGTGCACCGCGCGCCCGAGGGCTTCGAGGTCCTCGCGACGTCGTCGGGCTCGCCGGTCGCCGCGTTCGAGGACCGCGAGCGTCGCCTCTACGGCGTGCAGTGGCACCCCGAGGTCAAGCACTCCGCGCACGGCCAGACCGTGCTGGAGCACTTCCTGTACGACGGCGCCGGGCTGGCCCCGGACTGGACGCCCGGCAACGTCATCGCGGACCAGGTCGCGGCGATCCGCGCCCAGGTCGGCGACGCGCGCGTCATCTGCGCGCTCTCGGGCGGCGTCGACTCCGCCGTCGCCGCGGCGCTCGTGCAGCGCGCGGTGGGCGACCAGCTCACGTGCGTGCACGTCGACCACGGGCTGATGCGCGCGGGCGAGGTCGAGCAGATCGAGCGCGACTTCGTCGCGGCGACGGGCGTCAACCTCGTGATCCGCGACGAGAAGGAGCGGTTCCTCACGGCGCTCGCCGGGCACAGCGACCCGGAGACCAAGCGCAAGATCATCGGCCGCGAGTTCATCCGCGTGTTCGAGGACGCCGCGCGCCAGATCGTCGAGGACGCGGGCGAGCACGGCGCCGAGGTGAAGTTCCTCGTGCAGGGCACGCTCTACCCGGACGTCGTCGAGTCCGGCGGCGGCGAGGGCGCGGCGAACATCAAGAGCCACCACAACGTCGGCGGCCTGCCCGACGACCTGCAGTTCTCGCTCGTCGAGCCGCTGCGCACCCTGTTCAAGGACGAGGTCCGCGCGGTCGGCCGCGAGCTCGGCGTGCCCGAGGAGATCGTCGCGCGCCAGCCGTTCCCGGGTCCCGGGCTCGGCATCCGCATCGTCGGCGAGGTCACGGCGGACCGCCTCGAGACGCTGCGCGCGGCCGACGCGATCGCGCGCGAGGAGCTGACGAAGGCGGGACTCGACGACGAGATCTGGCAGTGCCCGGTCGTGCTGCTCGCCGACGTCCGCTCGGTCGGCGTCCAGGGCGACGGCCGCACCTACGGCCACCCGATCGTGCTGCGCCCCGTCTCGTCCGAGGACGCGATGACGGCCGACTGGACGCGCCTGCCCTACGACGTGCTGTCCGTCATCTCGACGCGCATCACCAACGAGGTCTCCGAGGTCAACCGCGTCGTGCTCGACGTGACGAGCAAGCCCCCGGGCACCATCGAGTGGGAGTGACCCCCTAGCGGGACGGACGGGCCCGACGATCCACGGCGATCGTCGCGGCCCGTTCGTATGCCCGCTCCACGTCGGCGAGCACGCGCGGCCAGCCCGCCGACGACGGCACGTCGCGGTTGTGCGCGACGATCCGGTCGAGCAGGTCGTCCTCGGTCGCGAGCCGCACGAGCGCGTCGGCGAGCCCGGCGTCGTCGTCCGCGAGGAGCGCGTCGACGCCGTCGGTGAGGCGCTCCGCGACGCCCGACTGCGAGCGGGTGAGCACCGCCAGCCCGGCGGCCTGGCCCTCGAGCGCGGCGATGCCGAACGCCTCCTCGACGGCGGGCGCGGCGAACACGTCGGCCCGTGCGTAGAGGCGCTTGAGCCCGGTCGCGTCGAGGCGGCCGGGCAGCGACACGACCGACCCCAGCCCGTGCTCCGTGACGAAGCGCCGCGCGTCGGCCAGCTCCGGTCCGTCCCCGGCGAGCGTCACGTGGAGCGCCCCCTCGGGGAGGCGCCCGACGGCGTCCCGCACGACCTCCAGGAACGGCAGCACGCGCTTGCGCGGCGCGAACCGCGTCGCGGCCACGACGTGGACGGCCGCGCCCTCCATGCGGTCGGCGCGCTCGGTGCGGGGGACGCGCCACGCGTCGAGGTCGAGGCCGTTGTGCAGGACCACGACCTCGCCGTGGTCGCCGACGATGCGGCGCAGGGGAGCGGCGGTCAGCTCGCTCACCGCCGACCAGAGCACGGGCCAGCTCGACCAGCGTGTGACGCGGTCGAGCGCGGCGAACGCCTTCTCGGCCCCGCCCCACACGCTGTGCAC includes the following:
- the guaA gene encoding glutamine-hydrolyzing GMP synthase produces the protein MTSPATAPDTPTTAEVAATPRPVLVVDFGAQYAQLIARRVREAKVYSEIVPHTFTVEQMLAKDPVAIILSGGPSSVYATGAPFVDPALFEAGVPVMGICYGFQAMAKALGGEVAQTGLREYGGTEVEVCAAGVLLDGTPEHQTTWMSHGDAVHRAPEGFEVLATSSGSPVAAFEDRERRLYGVQWHPEVKHSAHGQTVLEHFLYDGAGLAPDWTPGNVIADQVAAIRAQVGDARVICALSGGVDSAVAAALVQRAVGDQLTCVHVDHGLMRAGEVEQIERDFVAATGVNLVIRDEKERFLTALAGHSDPETKRKIIGREFIRVFEDAARQIVEDAGEHGAEVKFLVQGTLYPDVVESGGGEGAANIKSHHNVGGLPDDLQFSLVEPLRTLFKDEVRAVGRELGVPEEIVARQPFPGPGLGIRIVGEVTADRLETLRAADAIAREELTKAGLDDEIWQCPVVLLADVRSVGVQGDGRTYGHPIVLRPVSSEDAMTADWTRLPYDVLSVISTRITNEVSEVNRVVLDVTSKPPGTIEWE
- a CDS encoding glycosyltransferase family 4 protein: MRITHLTDCYLPLLGGIETQVARLAQQQAAAGHDVAVVCTTPARPGAHGVSTERDGDVTVHRLAARVPGGYPVHPRAPHHVARILGADRPDVVHLHMGVLTPSTQASLRTVVRAGLPAVLTVHSVWGGAEKAFAALDRVTRWSSWPVLWSAVSELTAAPLRRIVGDHGEVVVLHNGLDLDAWRVPRTERADRMEGAAVHVVAATRFAPRKRVLPFLEVVRDAVGRLPEGALHVTLAGDGPELADARRFVTEHGLGSVVSLPGRLDATGLKRLYARADVFAAPAVEEAFGIAALEGQAAGLAVLTRSQSGVAERLTDGVDALLADDDAGLADALVRLATEDDLLDRIVAHNRDVPSSAGWPRVLADVERAYERAATIAVDRRARPSR